One Nocardioidaceae bacterium SCSIO 66511 genomic window carries:
- a CDS encoding M20/M25/M40 family metallo-hydrolase — MVEDSTYDPAAEVVDICRELIRIDTQNFGDNSGPGERKAAEYVAQQLDEVGIESVIHESAPGRASLVARWGDHSGSEPPLLIHGHLDVVPAEARDWTHDPFAAEVVDGYVYGRGAVDMKDFDAMVLSVVRARQRAGVQPKRPIVLAFTADEEAGSLYGAHWLVDEHRDLIADCTEAIGEVGGFSTEVGGKRLYVIESGEKGISWMRLRADGTAGHGSMRQPDNAVTAVAEAVAALGAHEWPAQPGPSMRLLLDKVSDLTGIDRDDTDALMGQFGPAVRMIGAGMRNITNPTMLEAGYKVNVVPSHAEARVDGRYLPGQGDTFMSDIQAVVGDRVRAESDVFQPALEYEFVGDLVDSMTVALTAEDPDAHVAPFLMSGGTDAKAWDRLGIRSYGFTPLRLPSDLDFTALFHGVDERVPTDALEFGARVFDRLVDLA; from the coding sequence ATGGTTGAGGATTCGACGTACGACCCGGCGGCAGAGGTCGTCGACATCTGCCGCGAGCTGATTCGCATCGACACCCAGAACTTCGGTGACAACTCGGGTCCGGGTGAGCGGAAGGCGGCGGAGTACGTCGCGCAGCAGCTGGACGAGGTCGGCATCGAGTCGGTGATCCACGAGTCTGCGCCCGGCCGGGCGAGTCTCGTCGCGCGCTGGGGCGACCACTCGGGCAGCGAGCCGCCGCTGCTCATCCACGGACACCTCGACGTCGTACCCGCCGAGGCGCGCGACTGGACACACGATCCGTTCGCCGCCGAAGTCGTCGACGGTTACGTGTACGGCCGGGGTGCCGTCGACATGAAGGACTTCGACGCGATGGTCCTTTCGGTCGTACGCGCGCGGCAACGTGCGGGCGTACAGCCGAAGCGCCCGATCGTGCTCGCCTTCACCGCGGACGAAGAGGCCGGCAGCCTGTACGGCGCGCATTGGCTCGTCGACGAGCATCGCGATCTCATCGCCGACTGCACCGAGGCGATCGGCGAGGTCGGCGGATTCTCGACCGAGGTCGGCGGCAAACGGCTGTACGTGATCGAGTCGGGGGAGAAGGGCATCTCCTGGATGCGGCTGCGCGCCGACGGCACGGCCGGCCACGGCTCGATGCGTCAGCCCGACAACGCGGTGACGGCCGTGGCGGAGGCGGTCGCGGCGCTCGGCGCCCACGAGTGGCCGGCGCAGCCCGGTCCGTCGATGCGGCTGCTCCTCGACAAGGTCAGCGACCTGACCGGCATCGACCGCGACGACACCGACGCGCTGATGGGCCAGTTCGGCCCTGCCGTACGCATGATCGGTGCAGGCATGCGCAACATCACCAATCCGACGATGCTCGAAGCCGGCTACAAGGTGAATGTCGTGCCCAGCCACGCCGAGGCACGAGTCGACGGGCGCTACCTGCCCGGGCAGGGCGATACGTTCATGAGCGATATCCAGGCGGTCGTCGGCGATCGCGTACGCGCCGAATCCGATGTGTTCCAGCCCGCGCTGGAGTACGAGTTCGTCGGTGACCTCGTCGACTCGATGACCGTTGCGCTCACCGCCGAAGACCCCGATGCGCATGTCGCGCCGTTCCTGATGTCGGGCGGCACCGATGCGAAGGCATGGGACCGGCTCGGCATCCGTTCGTACGGGTTCACGCCGCTACGCCTGCCGAGCGACCTCGACTTCACTGCGTTGTTCCACGGCGTCGACGAACGCGTACCGACCGATGCGCTCGAGTTCGGTGCTCGCGTGTTCGACCGGCTGGTCGACCTCGCCTGA
- a CDS encoding DUF5703 family protein: protein MEYEFKRFWVSREHSRSSVRRLLTEAAEYGGWELARLRMFPDGRRRITIRRKIIRVARTF, encoded by the coding sequence ATGGAGTACGAGTTCAAGCGCTTCTGGGTCTCGCGAGAGCACTCGCGCTCATCCGTACGCCGCCTGCTGACCGAGGCCGCCGAGTACGGCGGCTGGGAACTCGCCCGGCTGCGGATGTTTCCCGACGGCCGCCGCCGGATCACGATCCGCCGCAAGATCATCCGCGTAGCGCGTACCTTCTGA